From the Verrucomicrobiota bacterium genome, one window contains:
- a CDS encoding integron integrase: MMTQNLEEQLRQAIREKKHARRTEEAYLDWYRRFVAFHGQRHPSRLSAAEVNHFLIHLKLQRKAADATLLQAQHALGFFFREILHRDLPELRVTQRVRREKRFPTVLSQEEAQRLLETVTGEAALPSRLIYGTGMRVNEALRLRSQDVDFEEGTLAVRGEDEQVQREVLLPKVLEGALREQLAFNRRLFEADRRECFLPLPMPDHMDGSVALLGQTWEWFWVFPSKHLAHEGGSTKAIRNHLHANSVNRCLREAAKLANIATRPSAAILRHSYALHLLMSGVHLDDLQKALGHRDRRTTEVYRQLMKELRKKLESPLDLFAA; encoded by the coding sequence ATGATGACGCAAAATCTGGAAGAACAACTCCGGCAAGCCATTCGGGAGAAGAAGCATGCCCGGCGGACGGAGGAGGCTTACCTGGATTGGTATCGGCGCTTCGTCGCCTTTCATGGCCAACGGCACCCCTCCCGCCTGAGCGCAGCGGAGGTCAATCACTTCCTCATCCATCTCAAGCTCCAGCGGAAAGCGGCCGATGCCACGCTTCTCCAGGCCCAGCATGCCTTGGGATTTTTCTTCCGAGAGATTCTTCATCGAGACCTCCCCGAGTTGCGGGTCACGCAGCGGGTGCGGCGCGAGAAGAGATTCCCCACCGTCCTCTCTCAGGAAGAGGCGCAGCGCCTTTTGGAGACGGTCACGGGGGAGGCGGCTTTGCCCTCCCGGCTGATCTACGGCACCGGCATGCGGGTGAACGAAGCGCTTCGGCTTCGCTCCCAGGACGTGGATTTTGAGGAGGGGACACTCGCGGTGCGGGGCGAGGACGAGCAAGTGCAGCGGGAGGTCCTCCTGCCCAAGGTCCTGGAGGGGGCGCTTCGGGAACAGTTGGCCTTCAATCGGCGACTCTTCGAGGCCGATCGCCGGGAATGCTTTCTCCCACTCCCGATGCCGGATCACATGGACGGGAGCGTCGCACTGCTGGGACAGACTTGGGAGTGGTTTTGGGTCTTTCCTTCCAAGCACTTGGCCCACGAAGGCGGCAGCACCAAGGCCATCCGCAATCACCTTCACGCTAATTCGGTCAACCGCTGCCTCCGGGAAGCGGCCAAGTTGGCCAATATCGCCACCCGCCCCAGCGCGGCCATTCTCCGCCATAGCTACGCGCTTCATCTCTTGATGTCGGGCGTGCACCTCGATGACCTCCAGAAGGCCCTGGGGCATCGAGATCGACGGACGACCGAGGTCTATCGCCAGCTTATGAAAGAGCTGCGCAAGAAGTTAGAGAGTCCGCTGGATCTCTTTGCGGCTTGA
- the recQ gene encoding DNA helicase RecQ codes for MSVQTNNPIHETLQRVFGFAGFRAHQREIVEALHTGRDVFAVMPTGAGKSLCYQLPALLTEGTAVVVSPLIALMKDQVDAARRNGIRADYVNSTLEPEERRAVAQRYQQGALDLLYLAPERLLMEGFLERLRACPLGQPAFFAIDEAHCISEWGHDFRKDYLGLDQLRASFPETPIAAFTATATEKVGGDIERRLQLRDPFAVRASFNRPNLYYEVRPKKRVRQQVADFVAKRRGQSGIVYRATRKEVEATAEELATQGIACTAYHAGLPDERRAQAQEAFLRGEAEVVVATIAFGMGIDKPDVRFVVHGDLPKNLESYYQETGRAGRDGDPAHCTLFYGRQDAMMQTRFLDEIEEEEERDAARKRLRAMERFAQSTSCRRKALLSYFDEELQGECTGCDCCSGDYEEIDATRDAQIVLSAIARTGQRFGGGHVTDIVIGKETPKVRDFGHADLKTFGMGRDRPKGFWLQVIESLLSAGRLETGGMRGAILQLNEGSWDLLKDRQTFSRKVRKDQEDSSFVKKRSRNAGGEVETKNPELFERLRAWRREQALAEDVPPYVIASDRMFREVCGELPQGLKVLRDLSGFGDRKVTLYGEQIIALVREFVATQATSEEATGSSRGTVLGRE; via the coding sequence GTGAGCGTTCAAACGAACAACCCCATCCATGAGACTCTCCAACGAGTTTTCGGCTTCGCGGGCTTCCGCGCGCACCAACGGGAGATCGTGGAAGCGCTTCACACGGGCCGCGATGTCTTTGCTGTCATGCCGACTGGGGCTGGCAAAAGCCTCTGCTACCAACTGCCCGCCCTCCTGACCGAGGGAACGGCCGTGGTGGTCAGTCCCCTCATCGCTCTCATGAAGGACCAAGTGGACGCCGCCCGCCGGAATGGAATTCGAGCGGATTACGTCAATAGCACACTCGAGCCCGAGGAGCGTCGCGCCGTCGCTCAGCGTTATCAGCAAGGCGCGCTCGATCTGCTCTACCTCGCACCCGAACGCCTCTTAATGGAGGGTTTCTTGGAGCGCCTGCGGGCTTGTCCTCTCGGCCAACCGGCTTTCTTTGCCATCGACGAAGCCCATTGCATCTCGGAATGGGGACACGACTTCCGCAAAGACTACCTCGGTCTGGACCAGCTCCGGGCCTCCTTTCCTGAGACCCCGATCGCCGCCTTCACGGCCACCGCCACCGAGAAAGTGGGAGGGGACATCGAGAGGCGACTCCAGTTGCGGGATCCCTTCGCGGTGAGGGCTTCCTTCAATCGACCGAATCTCTACTATGAGGTGCGGCCGAAAAAACGCGTCCGCCAGCAAGTCGCCGACTTCGTGGCCAAGCGTCGCGGGCAGAGCGGCATCGTCTACCGGGCCACCCGCAAGGAGGTCGAAGCCACCGCAGAAGAATTGGCCACTCAAGGGATCGCCTGCACGGCCTACCACGCCGGCTTGCCGGACGAGCGACGGGCGCAGGCCCAAGAGGCCTTTCTACGAGGCGAAGCCGAGGTCGTGGTGGCCACCATCGCTTTTGGCATGGGGATCGACAAACCAGACGTCCGCTTTGTCGTCCACGGCGACCTCCCGAAAAACCTCGAAAGCTACTACCAAGAAACTGGCCGAGCCGGGCGCGATGGGGACCCCGCCCACTGCACCCTCTTCTACGGGCGGCAAGACGCCATGATGCAGACCCGCTTTCTCGATGAAATCGAGGAGGAGGAAGAACGGGACGCAGCCCGCAAGCGACTCCGGGCCATGGAGCGCTTCGCTCAAAGCACAAGTTGCCGGCGCAAGGCGCTTCTCTCCTACTTCGACGAAGAGCTTCAGGGAGAATGCACCGGCTGCGACTGCTGCTCGGGCGATTATGAAGAGATCGACGCCACGCGCGACGCCCAGATCGTCCTTTCGGCCATCGCCCGCACTGGCCAACGCTTCGGCGGGGGGCATGTCACGGACATCGTGATCGGCAAGGAAACCCCCAAAGTGCGGGACTTTGGGCACGCCGACTTGAAAACCTTCGGCATGGGCCGAGACCGACCCAAGGGATTTTGGCTGCAAGTGATCGAATCTCTCCTCAGTGCCGGCCGCTTGGAGACAGGCGGCATGCGCGGAGCGATTCTCCAGCTAAACGAAGGCTCCTGGGACCTCCTCAAAGACCGTCAAACCTTTTCCCGCAAAGTGCGCAAAGACCAGGAGGACTCCTCTTTCGTCAAAAAACGCAGTCGCAACGCGGGCGGCGAAGTGGAGACGAAGAATCCCGAACTCTTCGAGCGGCTCCGCGCCTGGCGGCGGGAGCAAGCCCTCGCGGAAGACGTGCCCCCTTACGTCATTGCGAGCGATCGCATGTTCCGGGAAGTCTGCGGAGAACTCCCGCAGGGTCTCAAAGTCCTGCGAGATCTTTCGGGCTTTGGCGATCGCAAAGTCACCCTCTATGGAGAACAAATCATCGCCCTCGTGCGAGAGTTCGTCGCCACGCAAGCCACCTCCGAAGAAGCGACCGGATCCAGCAGAGGAACGGTGCTAGGAAGGGAGTAG
- the uvrA gene encoding excinuclease ABC subunit UvrA: MPRSPRKPAAKKTSKREAIRLQGVTQNNLQGIDCEIPLGQMTVVTGPSGSGKSSLAFQTVYAEGQRRYVETFSPYVRQFFDRMDKPQAERIEGIPPAIAVEQTNNVRTTRSTVGTITEVNDHLKLLFPKVATCHCPGCGQQVQPETAASILAWALAEKSGRELLVCFGVPVGEQAEPRAFFEFLQAQGYLRVRIYEEIYRTDQPEAFERPALPAVVTVVQDRIKVDGRRKTRLLEAIEASLHFGKGRVQLIDRENGQTRSFSKHWHCADCDRPFPEPTPGLFSFNHPLGACPDCRGFGRVIGIDLDKALPDPTLSIRQGVVKAFSGTQYAESKGDLMRAARKASIDLDTPFEDLSPGEQEWVIEGDRGDAEQAWQNGEWYGVRGFFDWLESKAYKMHVRVFLSRFRSYTLCRSCQGARLRPAALDFRVGGRTLPEWWTLSVSELRPFVERAVPASQDPGTEMIRGEILARLGYLEEVGLGYLSLDRPTRTLSGGEVARVNLTTCLGAALTDTLFVLDEPSIGLHPRDTRRLVRILHALRDRGNTLLVVEHEEAIIRAADHLLDIGPGSGSKGGQLIYAGRPRAPRTAKGSLTLDHLSGRKVIAPPTTRRAPSGWLEVKGASSHNLNKLDARIPLGVFACVTGVSGSGKSTLIHQIFYQNLRRHFGEPTEEEPGRCQALLGLEQIRQVVLVDQSVLAKTPRSTPALYLGLFDAIRNLFAAEPEAQRVGIKPGYFSFNSGEGRCQRCLGNGFEKVEMQFLSDLFLRCPECEGRRFQKEALEFTLQGRSIADVLEMTASQARAFFEQAESGKARDRQRIAKTLALLEELGLDYLSLGQSLNTLSGGESQRLKLAAHLLERTERADTPGQTDLLLFDEPTTGLHFDDVAKLLRVFHRLVEEGCSLWVIEHNLDVIRSADHLIDLGPEAGSKGGRVIAEGTPEEVAQVAESHTGQFLRGDREPARSEPSTVSKKTGTQAIEIRGARHHNLKNLSLDIPKNEFVLVTGLSGSGKSTLAFDIVFAEGQRRFLDSMSPYARQFAEQLEKPEVDRVSGLPPTVAIEQRVSQGGGKSTVATVTEVYHFLRLLFAKVGVQHCPNCWLPVEPQSSESIAKQLRPLLAGKGGTLLAPVVRGRKGFHTEVAEWALRSGFPELLVNRQFQMAEDFQRLDRYREHEIDVVVARLTGKETLRELRQLVERALQIGKGTLRFLDARKHFRLFSDRRSCTRCGRAFDELDPRLFSFNSPHGWCPTCRGFGTIRKSRWEPSAKAGETALDLELQEEERRESGEEDSLIPCPQCEGKRIHEEARAVRVQKWSISDLTQLSVREARQETEGLRFRGRDKEILRDILPEIGQRLRFLEEVGLGYLSLDRGARTLSGGEAQRIRLASQLGSNLRGVLYVLDEPTIGLHPRDNETLLHTLEALRRKGNSLLVVEHDEDTLRRADRVLDLGPGAGRLGGELVAKGTLAQIRRSQSSPTGRALRTLPPHPYRGARRPLPAINAKEGWLRVYGAHANNLRHIDVRLPLGRLSVITGVSGSGKSSFLRGVLQPAAKWSLGKPSARRAIEKTWAKLKGFEKLAAVYEVDQSPLGKTSRSTPATYIKVFDEIRKLYAQIPEARMRGYEAARFSFNTEGGRCETCKGQGRIKLEMAFLPTTYTLCERCQGRRYNAATEEILWQDRSIGQVLDATIEEAAALFAAHPKIALPLQLLAETGTGYLQLGQPSPTLSGGEAQRLKLVAELAKGAATRRKRGELRDGKGNLYLIEEPSIGLHLEDVRRLIDVLHRLVDEGHTVVVIEHDLSVMAEADYLVDIGPEPGQAGGEVVAQGTPEKVAQVAASRTAPFLRRVLYQAAELAGRMAE, from the coding sequence ATGCCTCGTTCTCCCCGGAAACCAGCCGCCAAAAAAACCTCCAAGCGCGAGGCCATCCGGCTCCAGGGAGTCACGCAAAACAATCTCCAGGGCATCGATTGCGAGATCCCCCTCGGGCAAATGACCGTGGTGACCGGGCCGAGCGGTTCGGGGAAATCCTCGCTCGCCTTTCAGACCGTCTACGCGGAGGGCCAACGCCGCTACGTCGAGACCTTCTCGCCCTACGTCCGGCAGTTCTTCGACCGGATGGACAAGCCGCAAGCGGAGCGGATCGAGGGCATTCCGCCGGCCATCGCGGTCGAGCAAACCAACAATGTTCGCACCACCCGATCCACCGTGGGCACCATCACGGAGGTCAATGACCACCTCAAGCTCCTCTTCCCAAAAGTCGCCACCTGCCATTGCCCCGGCTGCGGACAACAAGTCCAACCAGAAACCGCCGCCTCCATCCTGGCTTGGGCGCTGGCCGAAAAGAGCGGCCGTGAACTCTTGGTCTGTTTCGGGGTCCCGGTCGGCGAGCAGGCCGAGCCCCGCGCCTTCTTCGAGTTCTTGCAAGCCCAAGGCTACCTCCGGGTGCGCATTTACGAAGAAATCTACCGGACCGACCAGCCGGAGGCCTTCGAGCGACCCGCTCTCCCAGCCGTCGTGACCGTGGTCCAAGACCGCATCAAGGTCGACGGCCGCCGCAAGACCCGCCTACTGGAAGCCATCGAAGCGAGCCTTCACTTTGGCAAAGGCCGGGTCCAGCTCATCGACCGGGAAAACGGTCAGACCCGCTCCTTCTCGAAGCATTGGCACTGCGCGGATTGCGATCGCCCCTTTCCCGAACCCACGCCGGGACTCTTCAGCTTCAATCACCCGCTGGGAGCCTGCCCCGACTGCCGTGGCTTCGGCCGGGTCATCGGAATCGATCTCGACAAGGCCCTTCCCGACCCCACGCTTTCCATCCGACAAGGTGTCGTCAAAGCCTTCAGCGGGACGCAATATGCCGAGTCCAAGGGCGACCTCATGCGAGCGGCCCGCAAGGCCTCGATCGATCTCGATACGCCCTTCGAAGACCTGAGCCCGGGCGAACAAGAATGGGTCATCGAGGGAGACCGGGGCGATGCCGAGCAGGCTTGGCAAAATGGCGAATGGTATGGCGTGCGGGGCTTTTTTGATTGGCTGGAAAGCAAGGCCTACAAAATGCACGTCCGGGTCTTTCTCAGCCGCTTTCGCAGCTACACCCTCTGCCGCTCCTGCCAAGGAGCCCGGCTCCGACCGGCCGCCCTCGACTTCCGCGTGGGCGGGCGGACTCTGCCCGAATGGTGGACGCTCTCCGTGAGCGAACTCCGCCCCTTCGTGGAGCGGGCCGTCCCCGCGAGTCAGGACCCCGGGACCGAAATGATCCGCGGGGAAATCCTGGCCCGCCTCGGCTACCTGGAAGAAGTGGGCCTCGGTTACCTCTCACTCGATCGCCCCACCCGCACCCTCTCCGGAGGGGAGGTCGCCCGAGTCAATCTCACCACCTGCCTGGGAGCGGCCCTCACCGACACCCTCTTCGTCTTGGATGAGCCAAGTATTGGACTCCATCCGCGGGACACCCGGCGGCTCGTCCGCATCCTCCACGCCCTCCGGGACCGCGGCAATACCCTGCTCGTGGTAGAGCACGAAGAAGCCATCATCCGGGCGGCCGATCACCTTCTCGACATCGGACCTGGGAGCGGTTCGAAAGGCGGGCAGCTCATCTACGCCGGCCGCCCTCGGGCGCCCCGGACGGCCAAAGGCTCCCTTACGCTGGACCACCTCTCCGGCCGAAAAGTGATCGCGCCCCCCACCACTCGCCGTGCCCCCAGCGGATGGCTCGAGGTCAAGGGCGCCAGCTCCCACAACCTGAATAAGTTGGACGCACGCATCCCGCTCGGAGTCTTCGCTTGCGTGACTGGGGTTTCCGGCTCGGGAAAGTCCACCCTCATCCACCAAATCTTCTACCAGAACCTCCGTCGGCACTTCGGGGAGCCCACCGAAGAGGAGCCCGGCCGTTGCCAGGCCCTGCTCGGGCTGGAGCAAATTCGCCAAGTGGTCCTGGTGGACCAAAGTGTCCTCGCGAAAACACCCCGCTCCACCCCGGCGCTCTACCTCGGTCTCTTCGACGCCATTCGCAATCTCTTCGCCGCTGAACCCGAGGCCCAGCGCGTCGGCATCAAGCCGGGCTACTTCTCCTTCAATTCCGGAGAGGGGCGCTGCCAGCGCTGCCTGGGAAATGGATTCGAGAAGGTCGAGATGCAGTTCCTGAGCGACCTCTTTCTTCGCTGCCCGGAGTGCGAAGGGCGCCGTTTCCAAAAAGAAGCCCTCGAATTCACCCTCCAGGGGCGGTCCATCGCGGACGTGCTCGAAATGACGGCCAGCCAAGCGCGCGCCTTCTTCGAGCAGGCCGAAAGCGGGAAAGCCAGGGACCGCCAGCGCATCGCGAAAACCTTGGCTCTCTTGGAAGAACTGGGGCTGGACTACCTCTCGCTCGGCCAATCGCTCAACACCCTCTCGGGCGGCGAATCCCAGCGGCTCAAGTTGGCCGCCCACCTCCTCGAACGAACGGAGCGAGCCGATACTCCGGGGCAGACGGACCTTCTCCTCTTCGATGAACCCACGACCGGCCTCCACTTCGACGACGTCGCCAAGCTCCTGCGCGTCTTTCATCGTCTGGTGGAGGAAGGCTGCAGTCTCTGGGTCATCGAGCACAATCTCGATGTCATCCGAAGCGCCGACCACCTCATCGACCTCGGCCCCGAAGCTGGCTCCAAGGGCGGTCGAGTGATCGCGGAGGGCACACCCGAAGAAGTCGCGCAAGTGGCCGAAAGCCACACCGGACAGTTCTTGCGGGGGGACCGAGAGCCCGCCCGGAGCGAACCAAGCACCGTCTCGAAAAAGACCGGCACGCAGGCCATCGAAATTCGCGGGGCTCGTCATCACAACCTCAAAAACCTCAGTCTGGACATCCCCAAAAATGAATTCGTGCTCGTGACCGGCCTGAGCGGCTCCGGCAAAAGCACCCTCGCTTTCGACATCGTCTTTGCCGAGGGCCAACGGCGCTTTCTCGACAGCATGTCGCCCTACGCCCGGCAGTTCGCCGAGCAATTGGAAAAGCCGGAAGTCGACCGCGTCTCCGGGCTGCCACCGACCGTCGCCATCGAACAGCGGGTCTCCCAAGGCGGAGGCAAATCGACCGTCGCCACCGTGACTGAAGTCTACCATTTTCTGCGGCTCTTGTTCGCGAAAGTGGGCGTGCAGCACTGCCCGAATTGCTGGCTGCCCGTCGAGCCCCAGAGTTCCGAAAGCATCGCCAAACAGCTCCGACCCTTGCTCGCCGGAAAGGGCGGCACCCTCCTCGCGCCCGTGGTCCGGGGCCGGAAAGGCTTTCACACCGAAGTGGCAGAGTGGGCGCTCCGCTCGGGCTTTCCTGAATTGCTCGTGAATCGCCAGTTTCAAATGGCCGAGGACTTCCAGCGCTTGGACCGCTACCGGGAACACGAAATCGACGTCGTGGTGGCCCGTCTCACCGGGAAAGAAACCCTCCGTGAGCTGCGCCAGTTGGTGGAACGCGCTCTCCAAATCGGGAAAGGAACCTTGCGTTTTCTCGATGCCCGCAAGCACTTCCGGCTCTTCAGCGACCGGCGTTCCTGCACCCGCTGCGGCCGGGCCTTTGACGAATTGGATCCGCGACTCTTTTCCTTCAACTCCCCGCACGGTTGGTGTCCGACCTGCCGCGGCTTTGGCACCATCCGCAAAAGCCGCTGGGAACCTAGTGCCAAGGCCGGGGAAACCGCGCTCGACCTGGAGCTGCAAGAGGAAGAACGCCGCGAAAGTGGGGAGGAAGACAGCCTCATCCCCTGCCCTCAATGCGAGGGCAAACGCATCCACGAAGAAGCCCGGGCCGTTCGCGTGCAGAAGTGGAGCATCTCCGATCTCACCCAGCTCTCTGTTCGGGAGGCTCGGCAGGAAACCGAAGGCCTCCGTTTCCGGGGTCGAGACAAAGAAATCCTCCGGGACATCCTCCCCGAAATCGGGCAGCGCTTGCGCTTTCTGGAAGAAGTCGGTCTCGGCTACCTCAGCCTGGACCGCGGAGCCCGCACCCTGAGCGGCGGGGAAGCCCAGCGCATCCGGCTCGCCTCCCAACTGGGCTCCAATCTACGCGGGGTGCTCTACGTCTTGGATGAACCCACCATCGGACTCCACCCACGGGATAACGAAACCCTGCTCCACACCCTGGAGGCCCTTCGCCGGAAAGGGAATTCGCTCCTCGTGGTCGAGCACGATGAAGACACGCTCCGACGAGCGGACCGCGTCCTCGACCTCGGTCCGGGCGCGGGTCGCTTGGGGGGAGAACTGGTCGCCAAAGGGACCCTCGCGCAGATCCGCCGCAGCCAAAGCTCCCCCACCGGCCGCGCCCTCCGGACCCTCCCGCCCCATCCCTATCGAGGGGCCCGTCGCCCTCTGCCCGCCATCAACGCGAAAGAGGGTTGGCTGCGGGTCTATGGGGCCCATGCCAACAACCTGCGCCACATCGATGTGCGGCTTCCCTTGGGTCGACTTTCCGTCATCACCGGCGTCTCTGGCTCGGGCAAAAGTTCCTTCCTCCGCGGCGTGCTCCAACCGGCCGCCAAGTGGTCGCTCGGTAAGCCCAGCGCCCGCCGCGCCATCGAAAAGACTTGGGCCAAACTGAAAGGCTTCGAAAAGCTGGCCGCCGTCTACGAAGTGGACCAATCACCGCTCGGCAAAACGAGCCGCTCCACCCCGGCCACCTACATCAAAGTCTTCGACGAAATCCGCAAGCTCTACGCCCAGATACCCGAAGCCCGAATGCGAGGCTACGAAGCCGCGCGCTTCTCCTTCAACACGGAGGGAGGCCGCTGCGAAACCTGCAAAGGCCAAGGCCGCATCAAGCTGGAAATGGCCTTCCTCCCCACCACCTACACCCTCTGCGAACGCTGCCAGGGCCGCCGCTACAATGCAGCCACCGAGGAAATCCTCTGGCAGGACCGCTCCATCGGCCAAGTGCTCGACGCCACCATCGAGGAAGCCGCTGCCCTCTTCGCGGCCCACCCCAAGATCGCCCTGCCGCTGCAACTCTTGGCCGAAACCGGCACCGGCTACCTCCAGCTCGGTCAGCCGAGTCCCACCCTGAGCGGGGGCGAGGCCCAACGGCTGAAACTGGTCGCCGAACTGGCCAAGGGCGCTGCCACCCGGCGTAAACGAGGCGAGCTGCGCGATGGCAAGGGCAATCTCTACCTCATTGAGGAACCTAGCATTGGCCTGCATCTAGAAGACGTCCGTCGCCTCATCGACGTGCTCCACCGCCTAGTCGACGAAGGGCACACCGTCGTCGTCATCGAGCATGATCTCTCGGTCATGGCCGAAGCGGACTACCTCGTCGACATCGGCCCCGAACCAGGCCAAGCCGGAGGAGAAGTCGTGGCCCAGGGGACACCGGAAAAGGTCGCGCAAGTGGCAGCCAGCCGCACCGCACCCTTCCTTCGCC
- a CDS encoding 2-isopropylmalate synthase, whose amino-acid sequence MSDSLLLFDTTLRDGEQCPGASMNFREKMEVARQLARLNVDVIEAGFPVISEGDFAAVQSIATEVKGPRIAGLARCVAKDIDAAGAAVKPAGERGRIHVFLATSKIHRDFKLKKAEDEIIRLAVEGVKRAKGHVQDVEFSPEDASRTEPEFLARVTEAVIAAGATTVNIPDTVGFAVPEEFGALIEYLMGQVAHMDDAILSVHCHNDLGLAVANSLAAVKAGARQVEGTINGIGERAGNAALEEVMMALKTRPGAFGEVTVNARTEEILKTSRLIARMASMPVQRSKAIVGENAFAHSSGIHQDGILKKRETYEIMDPVDVGWASTELPLTKHSGKHAVQERLTKLGYTLSDEEMAVLMVRFKEIGDRKKFVYDDDLAALVDESMDSSAGMYRLDYIYVAAGSSTVPTATVRLSRGDEVLEDSSPGNGAVDAAMKAIDRSLDQRGRLLQYLVESTGEGKDSVGEVTIKADFGNGELITGKGASTDVIEASARAYLNAVNRALLLMQQREHGQPESAPEDMVTP is encoded by the coding sequence ATGTCCGATTCTCTCCTTCTTTTTGATACCACGTTGCGCGATGGCGAGCAGTGCCCCGGTGCGTCTATGAACTTCCGCGAGAAGATGGAAGTGGCCCGGCAGTTGGCGCGCTTGAACGTGGATGTGATCGAAGCGGGCTTCCCCGTCATTTCCGAGGGCGACTTCGCAGCGGTCCAGAGCATTGCCACGGAGGTGAAGGGTCCCCGCATTGCCGGACTGGCGCGCTGTGTGGCCAAGGACATCGACGCCGCCGGAGCCGCCGTCAAGCCAGCCGGGGAGCGCGGTCGCATCCACGTCTTTTTGGCGACCTCCAAAATCCATCGCGATTTCAAACTCAAGAAGGCGGAAGACGAGATCATTCGCTTGGCCGTCGAAGGAGTAAAGCGGGCCAAGGGGCATGTGCAGGATGTGGAGTTTTCCCCCGAAGACGCCAGCCGCACCGAGCCCGAATTTCTGGCCAGGGTGACCGAGGCGGTCATTGCGGCCGGGGCCACCACGGTCAACATCCCCGACACGGTCGGCTTCGCGGTCCCCGAGGAATTTGGCGCGCTCATCGAATACCTCATGGGGCAGGTCGCCCACATGGACGACGCCATTCTCAGTGTGCATTGCCACAATGATCTCGGCTTGGCGGTGGCCAATTCCCTGGCCGCTGTCAAAGCGGGCGCTCGTCAGGTCGAAGGAACGATCAATGGCATCGGAGAACGGGCCGGCAATGCGGCCCTCGAAGAAGTCATGATGGCGCTCAAGACCCGTCCAGGCGCTTTTGGCGAGGTCACGGTCAATGCCCGGACCGAGGAGATTCTCAAAACCTCGAGACTCATCGCACGGATGGCGTCCATGCCGGTCCAGCGTTCCAAGGCGATTGTGGGAGAAAATGCTTTTGCCCACTCGTCCGGCATTCATCAAGACGGCATTCTCAAGAAGCGCGAGACCTACGAAATCATGGACCCGGTCGACGTGGGGTGGGCCTCGACCGAGCTGCCTCTTACGAAACATTCTGGAAAGCACGCGGTCCAGGAGCGGCTCACCAAGTTGGGATACACTCTCAGCGATGAAGAGATGGCGGTCCTGATGGTCCGTTTCAAAGAGATCGGGGATCGCAAGAAATTCGTTTACGACGATGACCTGGCAGCGCTGGTGGACGAGTCCATGGACAGCAGCGCGGGGATGTATCGCTTGGACTACATCTACGTGGCAGCCGGTTCCTCGACTGTGCCGACGGCGACCGTTCGTCTCAGCCGAGGCGACGAAGTTTTGGAGGACTCGAGCCCGGGGAATGGAGCGGTGGACGCCGCCATGAAAGCGATCGACCGCAGCCTCGACCAACGAGGTCGTCTCCTGCAATACCTGGTCGAAAGCACGGGCGAAGGGAAGGACTCCGTCGGCGAAGTCACCATCAAAGCGGACTTCGGGAATGGCGAACTCATCACCGGCAAAGGCGCCAGCACCGATGTCATCGAGGCCAGCGCCCGCGCCTACCTCAATGCCGTCAATCGGGCTCTCCTCCTGATGCAGCAACGGGAACATGGCCAGCCCGAGAGCGCGCCCGAGGATATGGTCACGCCCTAA